One Mycolicibacterium pulveris genomic region harbors:
- a CDS encoding SRPBCC family protein, whose product MELNNEFRVAVPAADTWEFLTDVERVAPCLPGATLMSVDGDEFTGTVKVKVGPITVSYQGEAGFAEKDAAAQRMVLKATGKETRGNGNVAAVITAQLKDEGSGGQPATRVLIHTDLTVSGKAAQFGRGVLADVAAHLIGQFAASLESELLGDAAPTATETPSAAAGAGKSDVIDSVALVKAVAPSVAKRYAPIACGLAAGVVIGVLIGRRRKRANPAAVLAEDLQAALTRLLS is encoded by the coding sequence ATGGAACTGAACAACGAGTTCCGCGTCGCGGTACCCGCTGCCGACACGTGGGAGTTCCTCACCGACGTCGAGCGCGTGGCGCCGTGCCTGCCGGGAGCGACCCTGATGTCCGTCGACGGCGACGAGTTCACGGGCACAGTCAAGGTCAAGGTCGGCCCGATCACGGTGTCGTACCAGGGTGAAGCGGGGTTCGCGGAGAAAGACGCCGCGGCGCAACGGATGGTGTTGAAGGCCACCGGGAAGGAAACCCGGGGCAACGGCAACGTCGCGGCCGTCATCACCGCACAGCTCAAGGACGAGGGCTCCGGCGGTCAGCCCGCCACTCGGGTGCTGATTCACACCGACTTGACGGTCTCGGGCAAGGCCGCGCAGTTCGGGCGGGGCGTGCTCGCCGATGTGGCCGCCCACCTGATCGGCCAGTTCGCCGCCAGCCTGGAGTCCGAACTGCTCGGCGATGCCGCCCCCACCGCGACCGAAACACCCAGTGCCGCAGCGGGTGCCGGGAAGAGTGATGTCATCGATTCGGTCGCCCTGGTCAAGGCCGTCGCGCCGTCGGTGGCCAAGCGGTACGCACCGATTGCCTGCGGTCTGGCGGCGGGTGTGGTGATCGGGGTCCTCATCGGTCGTCGACGCAAGCGCGCCAACCCCGCCGCTGTGCTGGCCGAGGACCTGCAGGCCGCCCTGACCCGGCTGTTGTCATGA
- a CDS encoding xanthine dehydrogenase family protein molybdopterin-binding subunit has translation MASPLGGTVATRYAGTRVARVEDSRLLTGHGTFVDDVIRPGMLHACFVRSPFARARINGINASAALAMPGVHAVFTAADLNPDVQEAWHAVAGKDVPDTPRPPLAEGEAKFVGDPVALVVADSRYLAEDAVERVEVDYEPLPAVADFTKAVGGAEAGVPVVHEAYPDNVAGGMAGAPPDEETFANAAYVAEAPIYQQIHSPVPIETRGMVVEWAASAGELTVWASTQTPHELRAFCARLLGIPAQNVRVIMRDTGGGFGQKVVPMREDMCIMLAARKVPSATSNAQSGVALKWIEDRRENLMSAGQARHVDGKARMAFDEEGNILAADIDFTYDIGAYPTPYPVLTTAAVGMFFPGPYRVPKASFNYKTVFSNTAGLAAYRGPWQYETLAREMLFDIAARKMNMDPVELRRRNILRGDEMPYFNPNGMPYDHVAPADTFEQAVKILDHEGFRKEQADALAQGRYIGLGFSAYIEPTGAATGHLATEGATIRMEPTGKINVYVNGGSTGNSLETTVVQLTADALGADINDVSTIQGDTAVTPYGAGTQGSRSAPMTAGAVNEAGAMLRSQILAMAAHRLEVDETEVELVGSRAIVRDNPDKSVSFADLAYRAYYEPQQLPPNVSASLEATARFTSEAPIHWANATHVCTCEVDVQTGRVTLTRYIVSEDVGPMINPTVVEGQIAGGTVQGIGGALLEHMVYDDDGNPLSSTFVDYLLPTTTEVPVIEYGHVEIPGPGVGGYKGCGEGGAIGSTPAVINAINDALAPLGVTLTKLPASPAAILDLIEQATK, from the coding sequence GTGGCTTCCCCTCTCGGTGGAACAGTCGCAACACGTTATGCGGGCACCCGCGTCGCGCGCGTCGAGGACAGTCGGCTTCTCACCGGTCACGGCACGTTCGTCGACGACGTGATCCGGCCGGGCATGCTGCACGCGTGCTTCGTGCGCAGCCCGTTCGCCCGGGCGCGGATCAACGGCATCAATGCCTCGGCCGCGCTGGCCATGCCGGGTGTGCACGCGGTGTTCACCGCCGCGGACCTCAACCCGGACGTCCAGGAGGCCTGGCACGCCGTGGCGGGCAAGGACGTGCCCGACACCCCGCGCCCACCGCTGGCAGAGGGCGAGGCGAAGTTCGTCGGCGATCCCGTCGCGCTCGTGGTCGCCGACAGCCGGTACCTCGCCGAGGACGCCGTCGAGCGGGTGGAGGTCGACTACGAGCCGCTGCCCGCGGTGGCGGACTTCACCAAGGCGGTCGGGGGTGCGGAGGCCGGTGTTCCGGTCGTGCACGAGGCCTACCCCGACAACGTCGCGGGCGGAATGGCCGGCGCACCGCCGGACGAGGAGACCTTCGCCAACGCCGCCTATGTGGCCGAGGCCCCCATCTACCAGCAGATCCATTCGCCGGTGCCGATCGAGACGCGCGGCATGGTCGTCGAATGGGCGGCGTCCGCCGGTGAGTTGACGGTGTGGGCGTCCACGCAGACCCCGCATGAGCTGAGGGCCTTCTGCGCTCGGCTGCTCGGCATCCCGGCGCAGAACGTCAGGGTGATCATGCGCGACACCGGCGGCGGCTTCGGACAGAAGGTCGTGCCGATGCGCGAGGACATGTGCATCATGCTCGCGGCCCGCAAGGTTCCTTCCGCGACGTCGAACGCGCAATCGGGCGTGGCGCTCAAGTGGATCGAGGACCGGCGCGAGAACCTGATGTCGGCCGGCCAAGCCCGCCACGTCGACGGCAAGGCGCGCATGGCGTTCGACGAGGAGGGCAATATCCTCGCCGCCGACATCGACTTCACCTACGACATCGGTGCCTATCCCACCCCGTATCCGGTGCTGACCACCGCGGCGGTCGGGATGTTCTTCCCCGGGCCGTACCGCGTCCCGAAGGCCAGCTTCAATTACAAGACGGTGTTCTCCAACACCGCCGGGCTTGCCGCCTACCGCGGACCGTGGCAGTACGAAACCCTGGCCCGGGAAATGCTTTTCGACATCGCAGCCCGCAAGATGAACATGGATCCGGTCGAGCTGCGCCGCCGCAACATCCTTCGCGGCGACGAGATGCCGTACTTCAACCCCAACGGCATGCCCTACGACCACGTCGCGCCGGCGGACACCTTCGAGCAGGCCGTGAAAATCCTCGACCACGAGGGCTTCCGCAAGGAGCAGGCCGACGCGTTGGCCCAGGGCCGCTACATCGGCCTTGGCTTCTCCGCGTACATCGAGCCGACGGGCGCGGCGACGGGGCACCTGGCCACCGAGGGCGCGACCATCCGAATGGAGCCGACCGGCAAGATCAACGTCTACGTCAACGGCGGGTCGACGGGTAACAGCCTGGAGACCACGGTCGTCCAGCTGACGGCCGATGCGCTGGGCGCCGACATCAACGATGTGTCGACGATCCAGGGCGATACCGCGGTGACCCCGTACGGTGCGGGCACCCAGGGCAGCCGCAGCGCGCCGATGACCGCCGGCGCCGTCAACGAGGCCGGCGCGATGTTGCGCAGTCAGATCCTGGCCATGGCCGCGCATCGCCTCGAAGTCGACGAAACCGAAGTGGAACTGGTCGGCTCGCGTGCGATCGTGCGCGACAACCCCGACAAGAGCGTCAGTTTCGCAGACCTCGCCTACCGGGCGTACTACGAGCCACAGCAGTTGCCACCGAATGTGTCCGCGTCGTTGGAGGCGACGGCGCGGTTCACCTCGGAGGCCCCCATCCACTGGGCCAACGCCACACACGTGTGCACGTGCGAGGTCGACGTGCAGACCGGCCGGGTCACGTTGACGCGCTACATCGTCAGCGAGGACGTCGGCCCGATGATCAACCCCACCGTCGTGGAGGGCCAGATCGCCGGCGGCACCGTGCAGGGCATCGGCGGTGCGCTGTTGGAGCACATGGTCTACGACGACGACGGAAACCCGTTGTCGTCAACGTTTGTCGACTACCTGTTGCCGACAACCACCGAGGTGCCGGTGATCGAGTACGGCCACGTCGAGATTCCCGGGCCGGGCGTCGGCGGATACAAAGGCTGTGGTGAGGGCGGCGCGATCGGCTCGACGCCCGCGGTGATCAACGCCATCAACGACGCGCTGGCGCCGCTGGGGGTGACGCTGACCAAGCTGCCTGCCAGCCCGGCCGCGATCCTGGATTTGATCGAACAAGCCACGAAGTAA